A stretch of the Halorussus salinus genome encodes the following:
- a CDS encoding Eco57I restriction-modification methylase domain-containing protein, with product MTLQQITTDDIADWDSLDAIATSFEKRGLKPKPDLGDDNELVLQVSDREFIVLVEAGPGESASDFKPDDRRRRTNLVATNDYEEFTFLTRTRALDGQQHGRIKHQKLSFTKEQMTSKGGEKNTILQKLNSLEYDSPAAISDDLYDTKQVVREFYQEFEELRTYLVQEVTGIPDDRGDAKQRYVQITLDRMIFLYFIQEKRLLDRNPNYLHEHHEQRAKNGKDTYESFYEPLFFEMLAEGKQNLDFGSLPYLNGGLFSKNPIEEEFEDARLGDTPEHTNELFGDILDFLSDWNWNVDERLDIVDPKNLSPAVLGHIFEQTVNQKEMGAYYTPEEITGFMSRRTIHPYLLDQLNEEVGAKYDEIDDVFGFPAPDAESGVEALADGGVVTEQIPTENVETRHVETLYHDFLKDTRVVDPAVGSGAFLLAAQEVLLDIYMQCIEFFQQMDDEGKTWELEERTVEELERINEGRGSASLYAKRTIILNNLYGVDIDDGAVEICKLRLWLSMVADIEDEPSEVEPLPNIDFNIRQGNSLIGFTDIVELTDDGDASLNNWGAGAGTGVKELYEDVIEAIERHRSATSAQDAANARRVAESKISSHSGELDEKVIEQFHAAGLESVDQDSIKDFNPFHWVLEFAPVYEAGGFDVVIGNPPWDRIKPLRDDFFSKYDETFRTRLPDDKDSVQEELLSDEEIAQEWQEYQDEIELRAEYFKNTPAYDLQRPEIDGRINPSTNDLSSLFFERVFSLAGDDSRVAQILPGAIFNGASGKDLRTHLLNNTQLDVLNLFENHGIFDGVDDRYMFGVVVFKNEGSTDYVSGRYQAGDLSIFDNFGERAIRIPRDVLELYSPKARIFPHIESERKLEVLKSIIQNPAIAPDDAPNGYMEPYQGLRRTSDSDRFVDKSEAEYPVYGGKNIYQYSYTPEFISDVQEPEFWSVEEETDPSRSAKQRMREKTVRDLKSAIYDAFEGTGSQKGFVNDLLEQHRGKPLSESDVLLDSTEYRIGLRRIARSTDERTLIATVLPKGIVCHNTLLTIPSYLITPYEEGLSEEPLHNFYESMFTGDELFAKLGLLNSIPLDYLLRTKVDTGIVMYKFKESQMPDLTDGDNWFHYISERAARLSCYGEEFAEMRERLGGIEPATNTQERQEIQAEIDAAAFHAYGLERREVQFILDDFHRVTNPRMMTENYFDMVFEKFDLLEEEGPFK from the coding sequence ATGACTCTCCAGCAGATTACGACAGACGATATCGCTGACTGGGACTCTCTTGACGCCATTGCCACCTCTTTTGAGAAGCGCGGACTGAAGCCGAAACCGGATCTCGGCGACGACAACGAGCTTGTCCTCCAGGTTTCCGATCGTGAGTTTATCGTTCTCGTCGAAGCAGGCCCCGGTGAATCGGCCTCAGATTTCAAGCCAGACGACCGCAGACGTCGAACGAACCTTGTCGCCACCAACGACTACGAGGAATTCACGTTCCTTACTCGCACCCGGGCACTTGACGGACAACAACACGGGCGTATCAAACACCAGAAGCTCTCGTTCACGAAAGAGCAAATGACCAGCAAGGGTGGCGAAAAGAACACCATCCTCCAGAAACTCAACAGTCTCGAATACGACTCACCAGCAGCAATCTCCGACGATCTCTACGACACCAAGCAAGTCGTCAGGGAGTTCTACCAAGAATTTGAGGAACTCCGCACCTATCTCGTGCAGGAAGTTACTGGCATCCCGGACGACCGTGGTGACGCGAAGCAACGCTATGTCCAGATCACCCTCGACCGGATGATCTTCCTTTACTTCATCCAAGAGAAACGCCTTCTCGACCGCAACCCGAACTATCTCCACGAACACCACGAACAACGGGCAAAAAACGGTAAAGACACCTATGAGTCATTCTATGAGCCGCTCTTCTTCGAGATGCTCGCAGAAGGTAAGCAAAACCTCGACTTCGGCTCCCTTCCGTACCTCAATGGTGGCCTGTTCTCGAAGAACCCCATCGAAGAAGAATTCGAAGACGCCCGACTCGGCGATACACCCGAGCACACCAACGAACTGTTTGGAGACATTCTTGACTTCCTTTCAGACTGGAACTGGAACGTTGACGAGCGACTCGACATCGTCGACCCCAAGAACCTCTCACCAGCCGTCCTTGGTCACATCTTCGAGCAGACGGTCAACCAGAAGGAGATGGGGGCGTACTACACGCCCGAAGAGATTACCGGGTTCATGTCCCGGCGGACGATTCATCCGTACCTCCTTGACCAGCTCAACGAAGAAGTGGGTGCCAAATACGATGAGATTGACGACGTGTTCGGGTTCCCTGCTCCGGACGCTGAGAGTGGCGTGGAGGCGCTCGCCGATGGTGGGGTAGTCACGGAACAAATCCCAACCGAGAACGTCGAGACACGGCACGTGGAGACGCTGTATCACGACTTCCTAAAGGATACTCGCGTTGTTGACCCTGCGGTGGGCAGCGGCGCATTCCTACTTGCGGCTCAGGAAGTCCTGCTGGACATCTATATGCAATGTATCGAGTTCTTTCAGCAGATGGATGACGAGGGGAAAACGTGGGAACTGGAGGAACGCACTGTTGAGGAACTGGAGCGTATCAATGAGGGTCGTGGAAGCGCTTCCTTATATGCGAAGCGGACAATCATTCTCAACAACCTGTATGGCGTGGACATTGACGATGGTGCCGTTGAAATCTGTAAGCTTAGATTGTGGCTCTCTATGGTGGCGGATATCGAAGATGAACCGAGTGAAGTCGAGCCATTACCAAATATCGACTTCAATATCCGTCAGGGGAACTCACTAATCGGCTTTACTGATATAGTCGAACTTACAGACGATGGAGATGCCTCACTCAATAATTGGGGCGCTGGTGCAGGGACTGGAGTCAAAGAGCTCTACGAAGACGTTATCGAAGCGATTGAGCGCCACCGTAGTGCTACGAGTGCCCAAGATGCGGCAAATGCACGGCGCGTGGCGGAGTCAAAAATCTCCTCACATAGCGGAGAACTTGACGAAAAGGTGATTGAACAGTTCCACGCAGCCGGGTTAGAGTCAGTTGATCAGGACTCTATTAAAGATTTCAATCCGTTCCACTGGGTTCTCGAATTTGCTCCGGTCTATGAGGCTGGTGGTTTCGACGTGGTGATTGGGAATCCCCCATGGGATCGGATTAAACCACTGCGGGATGATTTCTTCTCCAAATATGATGAGACATTCCGTACACGTCTTCCAGACGACAAAGATAGTGTCCAAGAGGAACTGCTCTCTGACGAAGAGATTGCGCAGGAATGGCAGGAGTACCAAGACGAGATAGAACTACGTGCTGAGTATTTCAAGAACACACCAGCGTACGATCTACAACGGCCTGAGATTGACGGACGAATCAACCCTAGCACGAATGACCTTTCATCGTTGTTCTTTGAGCGTGTGTTCAGTTTGGCAGGAGACGATTCTCGCGTCGCGCAAATTCTTCCAGGCGCAATTTTCAATGGCGCGTCGGGCAAAGATCTAAGAACACATCTGCTGAACAACACGCAACTAGATGTACTGAACCTGTTTGAGAACCACGGCATCTTTGACGGGGTTGATGACCGGTATATGTTTGGTGTGGTGGTTTTCAAGAATGAAGGCTCTACAGATTATGTCTCTGGAAGATACCAGGCAGGCGACCTCTCTATCTTTGATAACTTCGGCGAAAGAGCAATCCGAATCCCCCGGGATGTCCTTGAACTCTATTCACCAAAAGCGCGCATCTTCCCCCACATCGAATCTGAACGCAAATTAGAGGTGCTCAAATCCATTATCCAGAACCCGGCTATCGCTCCGGATGACGCTCCAAACGGGTACATGGAACCGTATCAAGGACTCCGCCGGACAAGTGACTCTGATCGTTTCGTCGATAAGTCTGAGGCAGAGTATCCCGTATACGGCGGGAAGAACATCTACCAATATTCATACACTCCCGAATTCATCAGTGACGTGCAGGAACCGGAGTTCTGGAGCGTTGAGGAAGAAACTGATCCCTCTCGCAGTGCCAAACAACGGATGCGAGAGAAAACCGTACGTGACCTCAAGTCCGCCATCTATGATGCGTTTGAGGGCACGGGATCTCAGAAGGGGTTTGTCAATGACCTACTAGAACAACACCGTGGTAAACCTCTCTCAGAAAGCGACGTTCTCCTTGATTCTACAGAGTACCGGATTGGACTTCGCCGGATAGCTCGTTCAACCGACGAACGGACACTCATCGCCACGGTATTGCCGAAAGGCATTGTCTGCCATAATACGTTATTGACTATCCCCAGCTACCTGATAACCCCCTACGAGGAGGGACTGTCGGAAGAACCCCTCCACAACTTCTACGAGAGTATGTTCACTGGCGATGAACTGTTCGCCAAACTGGGATTGCTCAACTCCATTCCGTTGGATTATCTACTCAGGACAAAGGTCGATACGGGGATTGTGATGTACAAATTCAAAGAGTCCCAAATGCCCGACCTCACCGATGGTGACAACTGGTTCCACTACATTTCTGAGCGTGCTGCCCGACTGAGCTGCTACGGTGAGGAGTTTGCAGAAATGCGCGAACGACTTGGTGGTATAGAGCCCGCGACTAACACTCAGGAGCGCCAAGAGATACAGGCTGAGATTGATGCTGCTGCGTTCCATGCATACGGGTTAGAACGGCGGGAAGTCCAGTTCATTCTTGATGACTTCCATCGGGTAACAAATCCACGAATGATGACGGAGAACTACTTCGATATGGTATTCGAGAAATTCGACCTGTTAGAGGAAGAAGGCCCCTTCAAGTAA
- a CDS encoding PDDEXK family nuclease — protein sequence MVYHVDGKRVTALDPTSFDSLDLTEADIEEWIIETPSILGEDLLVVASQYAKFDRAAERPDVLALDPDGKLVVIEVKRDRADKTTDLQAIKYASYCSTISAEELQQDYRAFWNKRRDEDDQLTPEKVGERFTEFLGEDIVLTEDGYADFVLDDRPRILLAAGGFGPEITTPVVWLEREYGMDITCIELDVHQRDEEVFVSARQVLPIPEAEEYMAKRRQKERQQSRSSSRAERAITVLLEAGLVEEGDIVLFDGESLPDDAEREYDSEDDFW from the coding sequence ATGGTTTATCACGTTGACGGGAAGAGGGTTACAGCACTTGACCCAACAAGCTTCGACTCTCTTGACCTGACGGAAGCGGACATTGAGGAGTGGATTATCGAGACACCCTCGATACTTGGTGAAGACCTACTCGTAGTCGCGTCACAGTACGCAAAGTTCGACCGGGCAGCGGAGCGCCCCGACGTCTTGGCTCTCGATCCGGACGGGAAGCTCGTGGTAATTGAGGTGAAGCGAGACCGCGCAGACAAGACGACTGATCTCCAAGCCATCAAATACGCGAGCTACTGTTCAACTATCAGCGCCGAAGAGCTTCAGCAGGATTATCGGGCGTTCTGGAATAAGCGCCGCGATGAAGACGACCAGCTGACGCCTGAGAAAGTGGGCGAGCGGTTCACTGAATTCCTTGGTGAGGACATCGTCTTGACAGAAGACGGCTACGCCGATTTCGTGCTGGACGACCGGCCACGGATCTTGTTAGCAGCGGGGGGCTTCGGCCCGGAGATTACCACACCCGTTGTCTGGCTCGAACGCGAGTACGGAATGGACATCACCTGCATCGAACTGGATGTACACCAACGGGACGAAGAGGTGTTTGTTAGTGCTCGACAGGTACTCCCGATTCCCGAGGCCGAAGAGTACATGGCCAAGCGACGTCAGAAGGAGCGACAACAGAGTCGGTCGTCGAGTCGAGCCGAGAGGGCGATCACTGTCCTACTTGAGGCGGGACTCGTCGAGGAAGGGGACATCGTCCTGTTCGATGGTGAAAGCCTTCCAGACGACGCTGAGAGAGAATATGATTCAGAGGACGACTTCTGGTGA
- a CDS encoding endonuclease NucS domain-containing protein, with protein sequence MPTCYLIKSGHQEYFPYWDQEDIVSVGWEKASKQVVEEVPDSDIIDSIEGQYDQSPGYILSVVKCFAGHEHKDRTPMEEGDIVIIVGQRKIRGKSVIRGVAEVGDIDWEDERIHEDFPHQLHRDVAEWKYNGGPVVRDELSTKFQPKERSSTHLPNTLQQWNPAEKDSLEVLVEELQSAPKIQPKSYDFEFDESVIQAHLRDNPEKFQDNANIVSEDIKREYQTENEQFADFVFLSSESVTTVVETKVGAAGPSAVRQLKQYLQDIRSEREELVQGVLVAEDFYDYEGIESELEEANITLQRYGVTLEYDQVPVE encoded by the coding sequence GTGCCAACCTGCTATTTGATTAAGTCGGGTCACCAGGAATACTTCCCTTATTGGGATCAAGAAGACATCGTATCTGTTGGGTGGGAGAAAGCTTCAAAACAAGTTGTGGAGGAGGTACCGGATAGTGACATTATTGATAGTATTGAGGGCCAGTATGACCAATCTCCCGGATATATCCTTAGTGTCGTGAAGTGCTTTGCAGGCCACGAGCACAAGGATAGAACCCCCATGGAAGAGGGGGACATCGTCATTATAGTCGGTCAACGTAAAATCCGCGGCAAGAGTGTAATTCGAGGAGTCGCAGAGGTCGGGGACATTGACTGGGAAGACGAAAGAATTCACGAGGATTTCCCACACCAACTCCATCGAGACGTTGCTGAATGGAAATACAACGGCGGGCCAGTAGTACGAGACGAGCTATCAACGAAGTTCCAGCCTAAGGAGAGATCATCGACGCATCTCCCGAACACTCTCCAGCAATGGAATCCTGCGGAGAAAGACAGTCTAGAAGTATTGGTTGAGGAGCTACAATCTGCACCGAAAATCCAGCCAAAGTCGTATGATTTTGAGTTTGACGAAAGCGTCATTCAAGCCCATTTACGGGATAATCCAGAGAAGTTCCAAGACAACGCAAATATCGTTTCCGAGGATATAAAGAGGGAGTACCAGACAGAGAATGAACAGTTCGCGGATTTCGTCTTTCTGTCGAGTGAGTCAGTAACAACGGTAGTGGAGACTAAGGTAGGGGCCGCGGGCCCCAGCGCTGTCCGACAACTCAAACAATACCTCCAAGATATCAGGTCGGAAAGGGAGGAACTGGTGCAGGGGGTTCTGGTGGCTGAAGACTTCTATGACTATGAAGGAATAGAATCGGAGCTTGAGGAAGCCAATATAACCCTACAGCGATACGGAGTTACACTGGAATATGACCAAGTTCCAGTGGAATAG
- a CDS encoding helicase-related protein → MLSLDPLIDNTETTLEETYKKVIPESEEIRIATGYFYLSGFNLFKDDLTNLRDPDTLNNAPFRILMGRQTNTETAEEIESGQTLRGQFRQEVKDDIAELNNAQLDRLDRLRDFIANDKVNIRVQVPENGYFHAKGACFRGTPNSPDDREGDTDRRPAVTIVGSSNFSASGHQRNVELNLTSQERGDAEAFEDWFDNQWANAEDFSDDLVNIIENSSRYQDWKDQEKHTDDDETEEFGTYLEPFEMYKLLAYDELDGNVTSRDSPLYHFQSLGYESAKTKLSQYDGCIISDSVGLGKSFIGSELLYDYREQGDRCLLVVPANLTDQWRELLEDATDEDGEPYFGLEVDGKHIQVMSISQFQNLTHEEVNDLDDQFDVVLIDEAHRFRNHGKWRPNPDHNDDYKGTRRHANLRLLRDNTMVMLTATPINNSATDLKNLIGLFTDENELMNKASLKFSAFDEYIDLAEERKRVAAGKDEATEEEQRQMTEQLKRHSEEISEILNEVMVLRTRKHVKETLTGQDDFEMSFKPPELHKEQYSLPPAYQPIYRMLPDVMDALHLPHISIKNPQAGGTLKALYKLNLLKRLESSTYAFVQSIQTLHESERALLGFLDGLPEDEDIDVLRTIKDDDADTTIGDFVEGSDAAEDLEQTLEEFGFDSGALQANEDDTDNELTEVTVSEVKTYIREDLTLLAYFLSRFIGRVAKDSGTIADMEVELEQWLANHGAAVLPDIPEDDPNPVLYPQQDLSDADSATRDFYEGVFALREFRDPKINRLSNVLNEYDQKVLIFTQYRATADYVHRTLVNDENSPMTTENSAVVKGGDENKQNIIKRFAPEASGYQQTLAESNETELQYVVATDTLSEGVNLQDISVVVNYDLPWNPMRIVQRVGRIDRIGSTADKYVHNFYPDGDIEAAIKLLERLQAKINDIALIVGKENNILDPNEDAVLEKAGVETEKTIGELEIEEIESSIRGSRKVDDYNELDDTSKNPLLRNAGSDENAAFERVLLKEELNEDYGLSSDDFEFAEGYFSEPTDDRDFLYTNATDHDSGPRPGVFGLVHLWFENKDTGEPEEAPLGRVRRALYYKPFSGDIKERPVGSLSIAPDTEGEHLSGNTDRILANREAIEEQLSERLEAVREGQVEEVFSGGGQSATQEMVLDMMQMRIQPQYGDEPAPVDRYDTVGEWTDALFDQFDRVSLKNTDEDRILRETFREHPDYTSLGDWPVKEFLNELEAFIEDNIEASQEYQTTLVGESAVQARLICWGVIGS, encoded by the coding sequence ATGCTCTCTCTTGACCCCCTCATCGACAACACCGAGACCACGCTCGAAGAGACATACAAGAAGGTCATTCCTGAAAGCGAAGAAATCCGTATTGCAACGGGCTATTTCTACCTTTCAGGGTTCAACCTCTTCAAAGACGATCTCACCAACCTACGCGACCCAGACACCCTAAATAATGCACCGTTCCGCATTCTGATGGGACGCCAGACGAACACCGAAACCGCCGAAGAAATCGAATCTGGCCAAACGCTCCGTGGCCAATTCCGGCAGGAAGTCAAAGACGACATCGCTGAACTCAACAACGCACAACTCGACCGTCTCGACCGCCTCCGCGACTTCATCGCCAACGACAAAGTCAACATCCGAGTACAGGTGCCAGAAAACGGGTACTTCCACGCCAAAGGCGCCTGTTTCCGCGGCACCCCCAACAGTCCAGACGACCGCGAAGGCGATACTGACCGCCGCCCTGCCGTCACTATCGTCGGGTCATCGAATTTCTCCGCCAGCGGCCACCAACGAAACGTCGAGCTGAACCTCACCAGTCAGGAACGCGGCGACGCGGAAGCCTTCGAAGATTGGTTCGACAACCAATGGGCCAATGCCGAAGACTTCAGCGACGACCTCGTCAACATCATTGAAAACAGCAGCAGATACCAAGACTGGAAAGACCAAGAGAAGCACACTGATGACGATGAAACCGAGGAGTTCGGCACCTACCTCGAACCATTCGAGATGTACAAACTTCTCGCCTATGACGAACTCGATGGTAACGTAACCTCTCGAGACAGCCCCCTCTACCACTTCCAGTCACTCGGCTACGAGAGCGCGAAAACAAAGTTGTCACAGTACGATGGGTGTATAATCTCTGACTCTGTCGGGTTGGGAAAGTCGTTCATCGGAAGCGAACTCCTCTACGACTACCGGGAACAAGGGGATCGGTGCCTCCTCGTCGTTCCGGCCAACCTGACCGATCAGTGGCGAGAGCTCCTCGAAGACGCGACTGACGAGGACGGTGAGCCGTACTTCGGTCTCGAAGTGGACGGAAAACACATTCAGGTCATGAGCATCAGCCAGTTCCAGAACCTCACACACGAGGAAGTAAACGACCTGGACGATCAATTCGATGTGGTGCTCATCGACGAAGCACATCGATTCCGAAACCACGGGAAGTGGCGACCAAACCCGGATCACAACGATGATTACAAAGGAACTCGGCGGCACGCGAACCTTCGTCTCCTCCGCGACAACACAATGGTAATGTTGACCGCGACGCCGATCAACAACTCAGCTACTGACCTCAAGAACCTCATCGGGTTGTTCACCGACGAAAACGAGTTGATGAACAAGGCGTCGCTGAAGTTCAGTGCCTTCGACGAGTACATCGACCTTGCCGAGGAGCGCAAGCGAGTGGCCGCCGGTAAAGACGAAGCCACCGAGGAAGAGCAGCGCCAGATGACAGAGCAACTGAAGCGCCACTCCGAGGAAATCTCCGAGATTCTTAATGAAGTGATGGTGCTCCGCACTCGAAAGCACGTCAAAGAGACGCTGACCGGCCAAGACGACTTCGAGATGAGCTTCAAACCACCGGAGCTCCACAAAGAACAGTACTCACTGCCGCCTGCCTACCAGCCAATCTATCGAATGCTCCCGGACGTGATGGATGCACTGCACCTCCCACACATCTCCATCAAGAACCCCCAGGCCGGTGGGACACTGAAAGCACTCTACAAACTCAATCTGCTGAAACGCCTCGAATCATCCACCTACGCCTTCGTCCAATCGATACAGACGTTACACGAGAGTGAACGGGCACTCCTTGGCTTCCTCGACGGACTACCGGAAGACGAAGACATCGATGTCCTCCGCACCATCAAGGACGACGACGCAGACACGACAATCGGTGATTTTGTGGAGGGTTCAGACGCCGCTGAAGACCTGGAGCAAACCCTTGAGGAATTCGGGTTCGACAGTGGTGCCCTTCAAGCAAACGAGGACGACACAGACAACGAACTGACGGAAGTCACAGTAAGCGAGGTGAAAACATACATCCGCGAAGACTTGACGCTCCTCGCGTACTTCCTCTCCCGATTCATCGGTCGCGTTGCCAAAGACTCCGGGACGATTGCGGACATGGAAGTCGAACTGGAACAATGGCTCGCCAACCACGGTGCAGCAGTGCTTCCGGACATACCCGAAGATGACCCGAACCCCGTCCTCTATCCCCAACAAGATTTGAGTGACGCCGACAGTGCCACCCGGGACTTCTACGAAGGCGTGTTCGCCCTCCGCGAGTTCCGTGACCCCAAAATCAATCGCCTCTCCAATGTCCTGAATGAGTACGACCAGAAGGTACTCATCTTCACCCAATACCGCGCAACTGCCGACTACGTCCATCGCACACTCGTCAACGACGAGAACTCACCCATGACGACGGAAAATAGTGCCGTCGTAAAAGGGGGTGACGAAAACAAACAAAACATCATCAAACGATTCGCCCCAGAGGCGTCAGGGTACCAGCAGACGCTAGCCGAGAGTAATGAAACAGAATTGCAGTACGTGGTTGCGACAGACACCCTGAGCGAGGGTGTGAACCTTCAGGACATCTCAGTTGTCGTCAACTACGACCTTCCGTGGAACCCCATGCGAATCGTCCAGCGTGTTGGCCGCATCGACCGCATCGGCTCGACAGCAGACAAGTACGTCCACAACTTCTACCCCGATGGCGACATCGAAGCTGCGATCAAGCTCCTTGAGCGCTTGCAGGCGAAGATCAACGACATCGCGCTCATCGTCGGCAAGGAGAACAATATTCTCGACCCAAACGAGGATGCAGTGCTGGAGAAAGCGGGGGTTGAGACTGAGAAAACCATTGGTGAACTGGAGATTGAGGAAATTGAGTCTTCTATCCGAGGGTCTCGGAAGGTAGACGACTACAACGAGTTGGACGACACCTCGAAGAATCCATTACTGCGGAATGCTGGTAGTGACGAGAACGCGGCATTCGAACGTGTGCTCCTCAAAGAAGAGCTGAACGAGGACTATGGACTCTCATCCGACGATTTTGAATTTGCGGAAGGGTACTTCAGTGAGCCGACCGATGACCGGGATTTTCTCTACACGAACGCCACCGACCACGATAGTGGCCCACGTCCTGGTGTGTTCGGGCTCGTCCATCTGTGGTTCGAGAACAAGGATACTGGCGAACCCGAAGAGGCACCGCTTGGGCGTGTACGGCGAGCATTGTACTACAAACCGTTTAGTGGTGACATCAAGGAGCGCCCAGTCGGGTCACTCAGTATTGCACCAGACACTGAAGGGGAACACCTGTCAGGGAACACTGACAGGATTCTTGCGAACCGGGAGGCGATAGAAGAGCAACTCTCCGAACGGTTGGAAGCGGTTCGAGAGGGGCAGGTTGAGGAAGTGTTCAGTGGCGGTGGTCAGTCAGCAACCCAGGAAATGGTGTTGGATATGATGCAGATGCGAATCCAGCCACAGTACGGTGATGAACCTGCACCGGTGGACAGGTATGATACGGTCGGAGAGTGGACGGATGCGCTATTTGATCAGTTCGATCGGGTGAGTCTCAAGAATACGGACGAAGACCGAATATTGCGGGAGACCTTCCGGGAACACCCTGACTACACGTCGCTCGGTGACTGGCCGGTTAAGGAGTTCTTGAACGAACTGGAGGCTTTCATCGAGGACAACATCGAAGCGTCCCAAGAATACCAGACCACACTTGTTGGAGAGAGTGCTGTCCAGGCCCGACTCATCTGTTGGGGAGTTATCGGCTCATAA